One stretch of Pomacea canaliculata isolate SZHN2017 linkage group LG11, ASM307304v1, whole genome shotgun sequence DNA includes these proteins:
- the LOC112575371 gene encoding rootletin-like isoform X4: protein MELTRGFDPTLPLDFNGSTNPLDLPDVTIDGSIGDHPPSRAASASPGLVPMLAKTSSGRMSPVRGRTMKEYDQQIAELKKENFSLKLRIYFLEERMEQKFGSTEDTFKTNIELKVAVQSLKQELADKQELLRKASQAMEALTSGQQSDLETMRQNLEAQHKKYTENLKSDLQQAIQEAERSREEAENANKHMNDLEIKLSDLERQVQQELFKSKKLEDAVQLKERDVADLQSELEEREQAFVSLKMALKEAEEEKQQALARAEQAEKAVQRKDRDVEQLSSALRDQSQIDGHSFLASRHLEKLRKQHTERINNLMDQVQDQQEKLHQLEAKIMELQEILTNRDSRIEELETEMRAKDKNLKEASSRADELAEAMEQEREYSRRRDLTIQGLVNEVHKKEKELSKVKEKLSKCEATLKAMRADLHEAEMNKHQEPQHQGEALDDAMQENTRLQLQLTEANAKTEEMIKSLGKKEGELAGFREQLDLANQALRRSEEALESLQQQLEQERGEAKGKLDIQAKQHQKLLEEYTRQLESKDSLMAQMTQQLRAKDKQLASLMDLLTDDSSKNQTELFKRLVNDLDKSASTLQVDLNKKQEDLEEMEQKLEDTRRALKDKGNELRQAAHKLQQHQDELEMLQHKNAESGEAIAHLTASLSKAQRALEESIDKHAGALQEKEKIIQQLQTALQQRDETIKEFSLQSPSIDRCEEYLHKHLLEKDRKIEELKADHVQAAVRHEQGLHLLRNRLEEKDNEIQALNSKHRKEMLNYDHEIKSLMAQLGQMELQVAELQAGTRLAEEQQQETLKRLQRMMREKDKTIEALVDSVEEKERLLRRSQQNLTEDAKAQIAEVESLQAENRRLRQQLDERSEYGGCESHDNYISKDSQYSSQHEKVIYTCNSPLHSDNKELVSLLRDQLNEMQRLGLLLQDHKIVLTDLTEKCSSDGVGPSSSASALRNELSASKLLQQHLYETLERSQQLHHSLLGYTVRQTDNTVSGENSINYSDSAASCASSSSTASHHADQSMNRSSKFSEKSLFEMQGAVSLATQTSPRRMQQVQKHVGGPAFSSFSLTEQHPNKTCYSAGDMVQESLDARSLSLTSLSSEQLAGMSAAVLRDLVSQLQEDLLEAAQRNTVLTSHFKALYGKDESCQGMVDADKNRNHEAVFTKPSPSNFQSQVESLKNELNLKDKETACLRQHLGLAQSRSGSAVDAIFPTQVSDLRAEIFSLRGHVKEMNKINELLRQQMCHCNGSHNATQVFSPELLTSMSHEIDCLYRQVHSLISLADREAPQHGPDSASNGEDTSSFHSLPVSPVLSHTTSSEACLHEVLPNQTLSAEGGCRCCDSFEKDGGRGRTRCANGAADNTFPETEESSSLLGPRLGKSKKGKTRIPVAQLPNLNLIVKESEQGASMATMTRKLQEAQERVKYLENRLAATESTVRLTSQRLRLCQSQVHSGNGAKGLPLTRSQSEICLLLDPFGIQSPPFSEKLTPTLVNRDSQNETGGHAISLNDSDGGMTIQEAMVQRIHNQQSEESDGRHAGMEDDAALQQEVRSNASNDAADGGCSSDSPHQNLGSEAESDSIDCGEHFTDALEAEKDNNFKAKPLAVKGDFTHLSQQNASTLIYPRQLVQSDQTDLTLSSICAGERDYSMLAGELTYSSFSENILQLGPSHRAQDSAIGVSHLKVAKGNEAAKSSRVAKSLATACHLQLNSHAGDESRNESQLPVNLDASSLQAKVHFLTEMNTSLRDELKVYDRLCQSLGIQVSFTSSCVDPPTAGEANTDIELLKQHLVEIRRLRGILEQLDSDAYEDMQSTLLCKIQRVQELEAQLQKLREELLQKDNTIVQNSKTITEHENVFIKFRTTITQQESVIKETIVEMKKYEAEEKRLKEKIAVLEESSTRKDKEHEVTLTARNAQIGEVQRALKEAEKRIHLMQDQVAAGQQQLQAATTQLIIAKQHNQRFESQLKDSQNKCQEMEGQLKETQHKCQDMEGQLLESQRKHEELEQELKKVRDKAHAWELAVQDLQQQKVHLEEALGDLQRGREELEKQVMQATSAKKSEANKQRKRAEHLEECMKEHQQTLVQCEQKLKEAQESLHLSQAREQEAQATLQKCKAQEEETQATLKDMHQQISRLEAELREAEERASACQKVALHADSLVHSLENRVRDLEARVVESQEQARSSKEGTRDLQAVVEEQKGAVEKLKKELEQREAKLRKRDVQLKRLVPEYERIRAALSEVTEVNQTLRCEVRLYQDMQCQADDSSSQKELMRDLLQELTRTRKLVENIISRHRERGNMSPASTNGDAADGKPSPDVPHRTSSHSFEAQHGPISSSHTPPDKDSSASQRLKGFSTDSLFEDQNIDSPYQLKTVLTEESTAVSLGALSELDRFPGLGFSPKAFTEQKSPTALCPSTKGSPKSDIALLSNLNQKNLRMDTIMTGARGDIVLPLTPTKTLKYWQGSSLPSAVTGIPQVEVDSDLRQLFAVGALEGYEKLKCENRELLGLLSAMQARVNHRLKTFSSVTMSEIIKSVEYSTLRELHLSTENMRLCAEEEARLLTKFWITQLPPVNSAGEFYDPKLTEENENLKIELQRQKHRHDMLIHTVNEHQERLHATNTMRKKWEATLYKQLSRTADTLEEAEGNFSTAGLVPQKRSSRKSQPKGGTKDRK from the exons TACCAATCCGCTGGATCTGCCCGACGTCACTATTGATGGCAGTATTGGAGACCATCCACCGTCTAGAGCAGCATCTGCTAGTCCAGGACTTGTGCCAA TGTTGGCTAAAACTAGCAGCGGGCGAATGTCCCCTGTACGTGGTCGAACCATGAAGGAGTATGATCAG cAAATCGCAGAACTCAAGAAAGAGAATTTCAGCTTAAAACTTCGCATTTACTTCTTGGAGGAACGCATGGAACAGAAGTTTGGTAGTACAGAAGATACGTTTAAAACT aatatagAACTAAAAGTTGCTGTTCAGAGCCTGAAACAGGAACTTGCAGACAAGCAGGAGCTTCTGCGTAAGGCCAG TCAAGCTATGGAAGCCCTGACATCTGGCCAGCAAAGTGACCTTGAGACCATGCGCCAGAACTTGGAGGCTCAGCACAAGAAATACACAGAAAATCTCAAGTCGGACCTGCAGCAAGCCATTCAG GAAGCTGAAAGATCtcgagaagaagcagaaaatgcaaatAAGCATATGAATGACTTGGAGATTAAGTTGTCAGACTTAGAAAGGCAGGTGCAACAAGAGCTGTTCAAATCAAAA AAACTTGAGGATGCAGTACAACTTAAAGAAAG aGATGTGGCAGACCTTCAGAGTGAGTTGGAAGAAAGAGAACAGGCATTTGTTTCTCTCAAAATGGCTTTGAAGGAAGCTGAAGAGGAGAAACAACAGGCCTTAGCTCGTGCAGAGCAAGCAGAAAAGGCTGTGCAGCGCAAAGACCGTGATGTGGAG CAACTGTCTTCAGCCCTTAGAGACCAGTCACAGATTGATGGCCATTCTTTCCTGGCATCACGTCACCTAGAG AAACTGCGAAAGCAGCATACAGAAAGAATCAACAATTTAATG GACCAGGTGCAGGATCAGCAAGAGAAGCTACATCAGTTGGAGGCAAAGATAATGGAGCTGCAGGAAATTCTGACTAACAGGGACAGCAGAATAGAA GAGCTGGAGACTGAGATGCGAGCAAAAGACAAGAACTTAAAGGAGGCTAGCAGCAGGGCTGATGAACTGGCAGAGGCCATGGAACAAGAGCGAGAATACAGTAGGCGCCGTGATCTTACCATCCAGGGTCTGGTCAATGAGGtccacaagaaagaaaaagag CTGAGCAAGGTGAAAGAAAAGCTGTCAAAGTGTGAAGCCACCTTAAAGGCAATGCGTGCAGACCTCCATGAGGCTGAAATGAACAAACATCAG GAACCTCAGCATCAAGGCGAGGCACTGGATGATGCCATGCAAGAGAATACCCGATTGCAGCTTCAACTGACAGAGGCAAATGCAAAGACTGAG GAGATGATTAAGTCTCTTGGAAAAAAGGAGGGAGAACTGGCAGGGTTCCGTGAGCAGCTGGACCTTGCAAATCAGGCTTTGAGACGAAGTGAAGAAGCACTAGAG AGTCTACAGCAACAACTTGAACAAGAAAGGGGGGAAGCCAAGGGAAAGCTGGATATCCAGGCAAAGCAGCACCAG AAACTGCTGGAGGAATACACACGTCAGCTGGAATCTAAAGATTCCTTAATGGCCCAGATGACCCAGCAACTGAGAGCCAAAGACAAGCAGTTGGCATCCCTGATGGACCTTCTTACAGATGACTCTTCTAAG AATCAGACAGAGTTGTTTAAAAGACTTGTTAATGATCTTGACAAATCAGCCAGCACACTGCAG gttgatttgaacaaaaagcaagaagacCTTGAAGAAATGGAACAGAAGCTAGAAGACACTCGTCGTGCATTGAAAGATAAAGGGAATGAACTCAGACAGGCTGCACATAAATTGCAGCAGCACCAGGATGAACTGGAG ATGCTGCAACATAAGAATGCAGAGAGTGGAGAAGCCATTGCTCATCTAACAGCTTCACTTTCAAAAGCTCAGAGAGCACTTGAG GAATCTATCGACAAGCATGCTGGGGCACttcaagaaaaggagaagataATTCAACAGCTGCAGACAGCCCTTCAACAGCGTGATGAGACCATCAAG GAGTTTTCCCTCCAGAGTCCTTCCATAGATAGATGTGAGGAATATTTGCACAAACATCTTCTAGAGAAGGACAGGAAAATAGAG GAGCTGAAAGCAGATCATGTGCAAGCAGCTGTGAGACATGAACAAGGTTTGCATTTATTAAGAAATCGCCTTGAAGAGAAAGACAATGAGATTCAG GCCTTAAACAGCAAGCATCGAAAAGAGATGCTGAACTACGATCATGAGATCAAGTCACTGATGGCGCAGCTGGGACAGATGGAACTGCAGGTGGCAGAGCTGCAGGCCGGCACACGGCTGGCGGAGGAGCAGCAGCAGGAGACCCTGAAGCGACTGCAGCGCATGATGCGCGAGAAGGACAAGACCATAGAG GCTCTGGTGGACAGTGTCGAGGAGAAAGAGCGACTGTTGCGGAGATCACAGCAGAACCTGACAGAAGATGCCAAGGCACAGATTGCTGAGGTTGAATCTCTTCAGGCTGAAAATAGACGTCTTCGTCAGCAGCTAGATGAAAGATCAG AGTATGGAGGATGTGAATCCCATGACAACTATATCAGTAAAGACAGTCAGTACAGCAGCCAGCATGAGAAGGTCATCTACACATGCAACTCGCCCCTGCATtctgacaacaaagaa TTGGTGTCATTACTCAGGGACCAGTTGAATGAGATGCAGCGACTGGGACTATTGTTGCAGGACCACAAGATTGTTCTCACAGACTTAACAGAAAAGTGCTCAAG TGATGGTGTTGGTCCTTCTAGCTCGGCTTCTGCTTTGCGGAATGAGCTGTCAGCAAGcaagctgctgcagcagcacctcTATGAGACCCTTGAGCGGAGCCAACAGCTGCATCATTCCTTATTGGGTTACACAGTCCGACAAACAGACAATACTGTTTCAG GTGAGAACAGCATTAACTACAGTGACAGTGCTGCCAGCTGTGCTAGCAGTTCTAGTACTGCCAGTCACCATGCTGACCAAAGCATGAACAGAAGTTctaaattttctgaaaaatcaCTCTTCGAGATGCAAGGTGCTGTCTCTTTGGCCACACAGACCAGTCCTCGTCGAATGCAGCAAGTGCAGAAGCATGTTGGGGGGCCTgccttttcatcattttcccTCACAGAACAGCATCCCAACAAGACATGTTACAGTGCTGGGGACATGGTGCAAGAAAGCCTTGATGCAAGGTCCTTGTCCCTGACTTCACTGTCATCGGAACAGCTGGCAGGAATGTCCGCGGCAGTTCTACGGGATCTTGTTAGCCAGCTGCAGGAGGACTTGTTGGAAGCAGCTCAGCGTAATACAGTCCTCACAAGTCATTTTAAGGCATTGTATGGCAAGGATGAGAGCTGTCAAGGAATGGTTGATGCAGACAAGAACAGGAATCATGAAGCTGTATTTACTAAGCCTTCGCCATCTAATTTCCAGTCCCAG GTGGAGTCGCTCAAGAATGAGCTGAATTTGAAGGATAAAGAGACAGCATGTCTTCGTCAGCATCTAGGCCTGGCTCAGTCGAGATCAGGATCTGCAGTGGATGCCATATTTCCCACCCAGGTGTCAGACTTGCGGGCTGAAATTTTCAGTCTTCGTGGCCATGTCAAGGAGATGAACAAGATCAATGAACTGCTCCGCCAGCAGATGTGCCACTGCAATGGCTCGCACAATGCTACACAGGTGTTCAGCCCGGAGCTTCTCACCAGCATGTCACATGAAATAGATTGTCTGTACAGGCAGGTTCACTCACTGATATCTCTAGCTGACAGAGAAGCCCCACAACATGGGCCTGACTCTGCTAGCAATGGGGAGGACACAAGCTCTTTTCATTCACTCCCTGTTTCTCCTGTACTGTCGCACACAACCTCTAGTGAGGCATGTCTTCACGAGGTGCTGCCAAATCAGACTTTATCTGCTGAAGGAGGCTGCAGGTGCTGTGACTCGTTTGAgaaagatggagggaggggTCGCACGCGATGTGCCAATGGAGCTGCTGACAATACCTTTCCTGAGACTGAGGAGTCTTCCAGCTTGTTGGGACCAAGGCTAGGCAAATCCAAGAAGGGCAAGACGCGAATCCCTGTTGCACAGCTTCCAAATCTCAATCTCATTGTGAAGGAGTCTGAGCAAGGAGCTTCGATGGCCACCATGACACGTAAACTTCAAGAGGCACAGGAGCGG GTAAAATACTTAGAAAACAGACTGGCAGCTACAGAAAGTACAGTACGTTTGACTTCTCAGCGGCTGCGCCTGTGTCAGTCTCAGGTCCATTCTGGTAATGGAGCTAAAGGGCTACCACTAACCCGTTCACAAAGTGAGATTTGTCTTCTACTGGATCCTTTTGGCATTCAGTCACCACCCTTTTCTGAAAAGCTGACTCCGACATTAGTTAATAGAG ATTCTCAAAATGAAACTGGTGGACATGCTATATCATTAAATGACTCAGATGGAGGTATGACTATACAGGAAGCGATGGTTCAGAGAATTCACAATCAGCAAAGTGAGGAATCAGATGGCAG GCATGCTGGGATGGAAGATGATGCAGCTCTGCAGCAAGAAGTACGAAGCAATGCATCAAATGACGCAGCCGATGGAGGATGCAGTTCAGATTCGCCACATCAGAACCTTGGCAGTGAGGCTGAGTCAGATTCCATTGACTGTGGAGAACACTTTACTGATGCACTAGAGGCAGAGAAAGATAACAATTTTAAAGCTAAACCTTTAGCTGTGAAGGGTGATTTCACTCACCTTTCCCAGCAAAATGCCTCCACCCTTATATATCCCAGGCAGTTGGTCCAGTCTGACCAGACGGACCTAACTTTGTCCTCCATATGTGCAGGAGAAAGAGACTATTCCATGTTGGCTGGAGAACTGACTTACTCAAGCTTCTCTGAGAATATCCTGCAATTGGGTCCCTCTCATCGAGCACAGGACAGTGCCATAGGTGTTTCTCATCTGAAGGTAGCCAAGGGAAATGAGGCTGCAAAGAGTTCTCGAGTTGCAAAGTCCTTGGCAACTGCTTGTCACCTGCAGCTCAACAGTCATGCTGGAGATGAGAGCAGAAATGAAAGCCAGCTTCCTGTTAATTTAGATGCGTCTTCCTTGCAAGCCAAAGTGCATTTCCTGACGGAGATGAACACTTCATTGCGAGATGAGCTGAAGGTGTATGATCGCTTGTGCCAGTCCCTGGGTATCCAAGTCTCGTTCACAAGCAGCTGTGTTGACCCACCCACTGCTGGTGAAGCGAACACTGATATTGAGCTGCTGAAGCAGCATCTAGTTGAAATCCGGAGATTACGGGGCATCTTGGAACAGCTAGACTCAGATGCTTACGAAG ATATGCAGTCCACACTCTTGTGCAAGATCCAGCGTGTTCAGGAGCTAGAAGCTCAGCTACAGAAGCTGAGAGAGGAGCTTCTACAGAAGGACAACACAATCGTCCAGAATAGCAAGACAATCACAGAACATGAGAATGTGTTTATTAAGTTCCGCACAACCATCACACAGCAGGAGAGTGTCATCAAGGAGACAATAGTAGAAATGAAGAAGTATGAGGCAGAAGAAAAGAGGCTGAAAGAAAAGATTGCAGTCCTGGAAGAATCAAGCACCCGGAAAGACAAAGAGCACGAAGTGACCCTGACTGCACGCAATGCGCAGATAGGAGAGGTCCAAAGGGCGCTCAAAGAAGCTGAGAAGAGAATTCATCTGATGCAGGACCAGGTGGCAGCTGgtcaacagcagctgcaggctGCAACAACGCAGCTTATCATAGCAAAGCAGCACAACCAGCGCTTTGAAAGCCAGCTCAAGGACAGCCAGAACAAATGCCAAGAGATGGAAGGGCAACTGAAGGAAACTCAGCACAAGTGCCAGGATATGGAGGGTCAGCTGCTGGAGTCTCAGCGGAAGCATGAAGAGCTGGAGCAGGAGTTGAAGAAAGTCAGAGACAAGGCTCATGCCTGGGAGCTTGCTGTACAGGATCTGCAGCAGCAGAAGGTGCATCTGGAGGAAGCCCTTGGTGACTTGCAGCGTGGGAGGGAAGAACTTGAGAAGCAGGTGATGCAGGCCACTAGTGCAAAGAAGAGTGAGGCAAATAAGCAGAGAAAGAGGGCAGAGCACTTGGAGGAGTGCATGAAGGAGCACCAGCAGACGCTAGTCCAGTGTGAACAGAAGCTTAAGGAGGCCCAGGAAAGCCTGCACCTGAGCCAGGCCAGGGAACAGGAAGCACAGGCAACTCTGCAGAAGTGCAAGGCGCAGGAAGAGGAGACACAGGCCACCTTGAAGGACATGCACCAACAGATCTCTAGACTAGAGGCTGAGCTGAGGGAGGCAGAGGAAAGGGCCAGTGCCTGCCAGAAGGTGGCACTGCACGCTGACAGTTTGGTGCACTCACTGGAAAACCGTGTGCGAGATCTAGAAGCACGAGTGGTAGAGTCCCAGGAGCAAGCCAGGAGCAGCAAGGAAGGCACCAGAGACTTGCAGGCAGTCGTGGAGGAACAGAAGGGTGCAGTCGAGAAGTTAAAGAAAGAGCTTGAACAACGAGAAGCCAAACTGCGAAAAAGAGATGTCCAGCTGAAACGACTTGTTCCAGAATATGAGAG aattcGGGCAGCTTTAAGTGAAGTGACAGAGGTCAATCAGACACTGCGTTGCGAGGTCAGGCTGTACCAGGACATGCAGTGTCAGGCTGATGACA GTTCAAGTCAGAAGGAGCTGATGAGGGACTTACTTCAGGAGTTGACAAGGACTCGCAAGCTTGTGGAGAACATAATCAGCCGCCACAGAGAGAGGGGAAATATGAGCCCTGCATCTACAAATGGAG ATGCTGCAGATGGCAAGCCAAGCCCTGATGTGCCCCACAGAACTTCATCCCATAGTTTTGAGGCCCAGCATGGTCCTATAAGCTCAAGTCACA CCCCTCCAGACAAGGACAGTTCTGCCAGCCAGAGGCTCAAAGGGTTTTCTACAGACTCACTTTTTGAAGATCAGAATATTGACTCCCCTTACCAGCTAAAGACTGTTTTGACTGAAGAATCCACTGCTGTTTCTTTGGGAGCTCTGTCAGAACTTGACCGTTTTCCTGGACTAGGATTCAGCCCCAAAGCCTTCACAGAACAGAAGTCCCCAACAGCACTTTGTCCAAGTACAAAAGGATCGCCCAAAAGTGACATAGCCTTACTCAGTAATCTAAACCAAAAAAATCTTAGGATGGACACTATTATGACTGGTGCCAGGGGGGATATAGTGCTGCCTCTCACACCAACGAAAACCTTGAAATACTGGCAAGGAAGCAGTCTGCCATCTG CTGTCACAGGCATCCCACAGGTTGAGGTGGACAGCGACCTGCGGCAGCTGTTTGCAGTGGGAGCTCTTGAGGGCTATGAGAAGCTTAAGTGTGAGAACAGAGAACTGTTGGGCCTACTTAGCGCTATGCAAGCACGTGTCAACCACAGACTGAAGACCTTTTCCTCTGTCACCATGTCTGAG ATCATcaag AGTGTGGAGTACAGTACACTGAGAGAGCTGCACTTATCGACCGAAAACATGAGACTGTGTGCAGAGGAGGAGGCACGCCTTCTCACCAAATTTTGGATCACGCAGCTGCCCCCTGTCAATTCTGCAGGAGAGTTTTATGACCCCAAGCTGACTGAAGAg AACGAGAATTTGAAAATAGAGCTTCAAAGGCAAAAGCATCGTCATGACATGCTGATTCACACCGTCAATGAACATCAGGAGCGTCTCCATGCCACCAACACCATGCGGAAAAAATGGGAAGCCACGTTGTATAAGCAGT TATCCAGGACCGCAGACACCCTGGAGGAGGCGGAGGGAAACTTTAGCACAGCTGGTCTGGTGCCGCAGAAACGTTCTTCTAGAAAGTCACAGCCTAAGGGTGGCACCAAAGACAGGAAATAA